One segment of Poecile atricapillus isolate bPoeAtr1 chromosome 5, bPoeAtr1.hap1, whole genome shotgun sequence DNA contains the following:
- the GAD1 gene encoding glutamate decarboxylase 1, producing MASSAPSSSNDAPDPTPPNLRPTTYDSWCGVAHGCTRKIGLKICGFLQRTNSLEDKGRIVSSLKERQSSKSLLACENSEKGSRFRRTETDFSNLYARDLLPSKNGEEQTMQFLLEVVDILLNYVRKTFDRSTKVLDFHHPHQLLEGMEGFNLELSDNPESLEQILVDCRDTLKYGVRTGHPRFFNQLSTGLDIIGLAGEWLTSTANTNM from the exons ATGGCTTCCTCCGCTCCCTCGTCCTCCAACGATGCTCCGGACCCCACCCCACCTAATCTGAGACCCACAA CTTACGACTCGTGGTGCGGCGTGGCTCACGGGTGCACCAGGAAGATCGGGCTGAAGATATGCG GGTTCCTGCAACGGACCAACAGCCTGGAAGACAAGGGCCGGATCGTCAGTTCTCTGAAGGAAAGGCAGTCCTCCAAGAGCCTGCTGGCATGCGAGAACAGTGAGAAAGGATCCAGGTTCCGGCGCACCGAGACAGACTTTTCCAATCTGTATGCCAGAG ATTTGCTGCCCTCCAAGAATGGTGAGGAGCAGACCATGCAGTTCCTGCTGGAGGTTGTGGACATCCTCCTCAATTACGTGAGGAAGACGTTCGACAGATCCACCAAAGTGCTGGACTTCCACCACCCACACCAGCTCCTGGAGGGCATGGAGGGCTTCAACCTGGAGCTTTCGGACAACCCTGAGTCCCTGGAGCAGATTCTGGTGGATTGTCGGGACACACTGAAATACGGAGTGAGGACAG GTCATCCTCGCTTTTTCAATCAGCTGTCCACAGGACTGGACATTATTGGCTTGGCTGGGGAGTGGCTGACATCTACTGCTAATACAAACATGTAA